The following nucleotide sequence is from Triticum dicoccoides isolate Atlit2015 ecotype Zavitan chromosome 7B, WEW_v2.0, whole genome shotgun sequence.
CTCTGGTCGCCCAGCTGGAGGCCTCTGGAGGTGGCTCTGCGGCCCCTCCTCTGTTCGCGGCGATGCGCCCATCGCTCCTGTCGTCACCATGCTCCTCTCCACCTCGCCCTCCAACTGGCCGCACAAAGACCATGGCGGGCCTCACAGTCTCGTGATAGGAAGGGCTTCTCCCTGACCGCTCCAGTATCCGTCTCAAGAACAAGGTCGGCGCCATGCCAATGGCCAAGCTTGCAGAGAAGTTGCTCTGCCGTCGCCTGGGGATCATCAATGAGGGCGAGCGCATTACAGAGGAAGCCATCGGGAGATTTGCTGTTCTGTTCCACGGGAGGCTGCCGTCCATTGCCGTTGATACGCTCCGGCACTCTTTCGCCTGGACTACGTTGTCGCGACGGCGGTGGAGGAGGCGTTGGTGTCCCATGGTGGCTCTGGCGCTCTGGGCCACAATTAAACACATTCAGCTGCGCATCAAGGGCGCTATCTCGAGCATGCCACGTCAGATTCAATAGAAGCCAACGGATGTACAGTGTTTTCTCTCGTGTTGCCGATTGGGCGCTGGAACAAATCTCCCGCAGATATCACCTCCCCCGGTTTCTccccttttcttctttattttccTTCCCCACGAAGGCTTCAAACCCGCACCGACCTCTCTCTCTGCCCACGCGACCATGTTCTTCTCCCCTGCTTTTCGACAGCCGCCGCCCCTTTCTCTACAAAATCCACATCGCCTTGAGTGGGGTTCGCCGTGAGACACTTCGGATGAGATGCGCGCTGGCGGGACGGCCGTCCCATGCTGATCCTCCGCCGCCTCTTTCTCTGGAAAATCTACATTGCTGTCCTGCACGTTGCGGATAAATCTGAGAACGGTTTTGAAAAAACCGGATAAAATGGTTTGGTTTTTATTTAGGTTTCGATCAGTTCAGGTTTCTTTGGACTGAGTTTTttcttagtttagtttagtttgggTCCACAGAAAAACCAAGTCAGGTATAGTTGGTTATGGGTTTAAAAAGTTTGGTCTAATATGGGTGCAAACTATAGGTCTGAACCGGTTCTCGGCCCGGAGTAAGCCCAGTAGAGCCCCACCTCCATCTCCGTCTTGTTCCCGGCTCCCGCACTCCGAGCTAGGTCGCAGCACGCCGCCGCCGCAGCGCCGCTCCCCGACGCGGCCGTCGCCTGAGCCGGCGCTCCCAGACGCGGCCGTCGCCCGCGAGATGGCCGGCGGGTAGGCCCGCGACCCTCCCATCCCCTTCGTGAGCAGGGCTCCCCGCATCCGCGGCGGCTGCTCCTCTCCCTCGATCGGCGCCGCCGGCTGCTCCTCTGCTTCGTCCTCACGGCCGGCTGCTCCTCTACGTCGTCCTCGCGGGCAGAAACTTGCCAGCTGCTCCTCTGCCAGTCAGGGACTCAGGCGTGGTCGCGCCCACCCAGCCCTGTACTTGTCGCTGCCGGCCGTGGCTCACCGACGCAGAGCGCCGTTCCTGCAGTCACCGCCGCCACCCGCCAGAGCTGCTCGTGTCCGCCCCTCCGCGACCACGAGGCGGCGGCTTCCGCGCTGCTCCGATGAGCTAAAGTCCAACTCTTTTAATTCTGTCTTTTTAGTGTAGATTCAGTACTGTTCTGTGCCAAGTCTGAAGCTGTATTATTTTTGAACATGAACATTCAGGCACTTTACTAGTTTTGTAGCCAgtgattcttcttcttcttgtaagCTACAAACGGTTGGGCTGGGGTGTCAAAAAAAATGATGCAGCAGCAGGTAGATTTAGTGTCGATTTAAGTTTTGAGATCATCTTATATTCAACATGAACATACCATTATGCTTCTCAATTCTGAAAAAGTTAAGATCTGATAGAGTGTCCTGCTGTGTGCAGACTGCAAAGTGTCTTCTGTATTGTCTCACTGTTCAACTGAAGTTGTATTGTTTCGCTGTTCAACTGAAGTTGTATTGTTTCACTGTTCAACTGAAGTTGTATTGTTCCACTGTTCAACTGAAGTTGAAAACGGTTTTGTATTGGGTTTAAACCCATGGTTATGTACTAGTTTTAAACCGGTTTGGGTGAAAAACATATTGGGTTTGGGTTTGGTTGGGCTGAAAACAATATTAAATGGTTATGGTTTAAGTTTGGTTTAGAGGGATACACATACAGGTATGGTTTAGTTATGGTTGAGTTATAGTAACCATTCTCAGCTTTAGTTGCGGATAGGAGAGCGGGGTGGTGGCGAGGAGGAGAGGCGGGTTGATTGGGCGGCGTGGCGTCGCAGTGTTTGAGGTGGCTAGAGGAGGGCAGCGCGGCAGGGTAAACTCCTCTCCCACTGCGGAACAGTCCACGGTGCCGTCACCGTCGTCCTGATTCCTTGGACGCCGCCGACGCAAGCGACAAGAGAGGGTGAGATCGAATCCATCTGTTCTTTCTTTTTCCCGGTCCATCCTGTAGATTTTGCCCGGATTTTGGTGAGCTCCTGAACCACCTGATTTCTTCTTTCATGCGTGCACACCTCTAGCTCGGCTTGTGGCGGAGGCGGGTATTGCTGGAGCGGAGGCGCCTTTCGTTTTTCGTCCTCTTGTTCGTGGGAAGGCATCGGATGAGGAAGTATGAGAACAGCGAAAGAGGAGATGGGGAAGGGTGGCGTGCtatgggacgacccggcggtggtggaTGCCTTGGAAAACCCCGTCGTCACTGTTGGCGTGTCAGGTCCCCTTTTGATCCTCTGGTCCCCTTTTGATCCTCTTGCCCTTTCCTCCTTGCTGGTGGCGTGTCAGGTCCTACGCGATTTACAACTGTGGATCTCACGAATTGTAAGGGGGAATCATGGCAATTGCTGGATCTGGAGTATATGATCTGTAGGAGGAGCAGTGTTCGTATATAGGTTCATGCCATTAGGCTAGAATGGGGAATTCTCAATGGTCAACTCCAGCCACAACCCGGCTTAGTTATAGGTGTACTTTTACCCGCCAGCTCAACAACAACTAAACAGTAAACATGACAGGTAACTGTAAACCAGACGGTCCAGCGACGAAGTAAAACGAGGAGCTCATCGTAgccgccagatgttgatgaagctgTATGTCCCGGAAGAGCTACACCTGATAGGTGCAGCCTGACATGGCGTTCTGGTACTCCTCACTCTGAGATCCCTCAAGCTACATCATTGATAATTGAACATGTATTTAATTAGATAATTCAGTTAACCAGTGTGCATCTACTTAATTCAGTTATACTATACGTACTAATTCATGCAAAGAAGGGACTAATTGTTGACGAACATACCTGCCATGCATATATCATATTATACCTTGGAAACTAATTTTGTTTTGTGCATTTTTTATGCATGCCATGCATATATCATGTGAATGATTGAACAAGTTTAGTTAATAAGATCTTATCTGTTGGAGACTTGGAGTCAACTGCACCAGATTTACAGTAACAAGCGCTAGCTTCTACTAAAAAGTGAGGTGTTCATAGTCACATAATGTTTCATAGATTCACTACAAAACTGTAAGTTATGAACTTATGCTCGCTCATATAAATCTGCTCATGCACGAATGTCTGCTGAATTAATTAATACAAGCTAGCAGCTGACACGCGTGTACATGCATATTGTTATCAGCAATTCAGCATCGACCTGTCTGAATAATGAGCTTGAATATAATCTCGTAATAAGAACAAAGTGAGTTTACTAAACGCATGGTTTGTTTTGCCGACAGATTAGCACACAGTTAACTTGATCCACAACAAAAAATGCGATGACATGCATGTTCGACAAGAAGAAGATCAACACCACTCTCCCTAAAGAGATCGTAAGATCACACGAAGAGCTAGAAGACCCCATGCTAGAAAAAATACAGATTCAGTTCTTACTTAGGAAGGAACAATCAACAACATACTAATTAACTAGATGCTGGTAGTCTGGTAGATCCGTTTCTCCAAAGTAATCAAAAGAAAGAAGTTGTTATTTGATGGAATAATTAACTATGTTCTCTTTTATTTCTCGAATCATGTCTGTTCGCACAAGTACTATGTACACAGCAACACATGGTCTATACTGCTACAAATTGTGGTTAGCTTTCGATCTGTTATTCAAGTTACTGTATGTACCCTGACCTAGGAAATAATTTTTTTAGGCAAGAAGGATGGTATGGAATCGACAGGTGATCCGGTTATGTTTAGTTACGTTACATGTGGTGAATGAGTATGAATCTATCGTTCAGCTTATGTATCCCTGGACACTATTCTCTTATATAATGCTTCTTTGTTAATCATCCACTATTAGTCATCCATTCACATTGTCAGGACTCATGATCCAGTTAGTTGCGGCTAGAAATGGCGACTACTGCTTTCTTTTTAATGAAATTAGTAACAATTGATAAAAATCTAAAACTCGATCTTGCTATTTCTTTTTCCAAACAAATGATAATGATGTAATTTTGTGCTATAAACTAAATTTGTTGTCCAGATGATAATTCACTTTCCTTTTCACTTTTTGAGGTGAGATAGATGGACCGTAATAGGACTTGTGTTTACtcatttttgttgttttcttttccGTATGAGTATTTCTTTTCCATGTTGAGTCAAATGCCCcagatattttttttcttttacttttcaGGTTTCCTGGAACTAATAGATGGAGGGGGTGCTAGGGCTGTGTTGGGGTTGGATGAATTGCTCTGTCGAATTTGTTCGCTGCTGTGTAGTAGTATGTACAACATAATTGTAATGGTCCCTTTTTGTTTCATGAAGTAGATGTAGTTTTCCGTGCAAAGATAGCAATTTTATAATTTACTCAGCTTGTTTGTTAAAACTAGAGTCTGTAGAAACTAGACAGGACGGTGCTATGTTCCTGTCTAACTGTCTTTTTCTCTGAATATTTTGTTTAGAACTTGTTCCTAGCAGATTTGAAAATTCTGGAGAGGAGATAGATTGCAGCAGTACAGCCTATCGCATGATGGAGAAAAGGAGCGTAGAGAAGAACATTTGGCTTGAGCTGGAACGTGAGGTAATGCTTTTTCAGTTCATGCAcatttttttttcctgttttcaGCTAATGAAAGTTCAGTTCTTGAGAAGTAAATAATAATTCAGTGCATATGTTATCATCTGACCAGGTGCTTCACACCTTAGGGATTTCATCTACTGAATGGACTTAACCAACAAGGACATAGAAGCACTCTTGGGTGGACATACTCGGGTAATGCCACAACGCCTTATTGTCGTATTCAGATCATTGTTCCTCAATCATAAGTTAAACCCTTGATCTGCATTGTACAGTTTTAGGAGAAAAGCTCCTCCGGATAGCTCGGGATTCGACTACACTTGGACAAAAGATCCTCTGAAGTTTGATAACTCCTACTTCATGTAAGCTTAAATCTCCGCGGTTGTAGATTGCAACACATTGGCTAAAGATTATATATAGCTGTAATGTTGTCAGTGCAACATTATGAAGTTGTACATCACTGGACTTCATCTTTTGTATATGCTGCAATGAGCTTCTGAAAGGGGACTCCAACGGACTCATGAAGCTGCTTACAGACAAGGTTGGAGGATCGAGCTTTCCATCCCTTAGTTGAATTATACGCAAAGGTAAAGAAGAGTTGAATTCATCTTCATTAGCTTGTTGGATACGTTGGCAGGACGCGTTCTTCAGGGACTACGCGAAGTCGCACAAGAAGCTTTCGAAGCTCTACTTTACTGCCGTGGACATGCAGAGACAAAGCCAAGAGGGCTGTCAGACTGCAAGTCTCCATGTTTAGATGATTGCGATTCAGTTATGGGTTCTGAAGAACAAAGTTAATCGACCATTGAATGTTGTGCACTCGTATTTGTAATTAATCTGTTGATACAGTGACGAGGATGCAGATATATGCTACCATCCATGTAATATTATTAATGGGGTAAGAAAATTGTCAATTATGCAAGTACATATATTGCAAATAGGAAAGTGAAAGGGGCGCACCCCACCCCACCACTAGTGAAGATGAAGAAGTGCAGCCGGCGATTGGAGGTGGCTCGGCTCGCGGAGGTCATTGTTNNNNNNNNNNNNNNNNNNNNNNNNNNNNNNNNNNNNNNNNNNNNNNNNNNNNNNNNNNNNNNNNNNNNNNNNNNNNNNNNNNNNNNNNNNNNNNNNNNNNNNNNNNNNNNNNNNNNNNNNNNNNNNNNNNNNNNNNNNNNNNNNNNNNNNNNNNNNNNNNNNNNNNNNNNNNNNNNNNNNNNNNNNNNNNNNNNNNNNNNNNNNNNNNNNNNNNNNNNNNNNNNNNNNNNNNNNNNNNNNNNNNNNNNNNNNNNNNNNNNNNAATACAATCAACGATAGGTGCTGGGACGAAAGCAGCACAATCACGcccaaaagaaaagagaagagaaaaaagaaaaagagaaatgcCGGTAACGGCGGATCGATAAAAACGACGAAGCCTCGCGACCGCTGCGTCCACCGGAAATCGTCCCCCAAGCTTCGAGACTCCGAAGCGCcagtaccaatcaacacctccaagaagggacgcgaTGATGACGACGCTGTTGCCAAGGGATTCCCCCGGTATGCGGtggggagagaggaagggtagccccgacgccctccaggaaggtccgatGGTACCCTCAGGCGTCACTAGGGGTGAAAACGGATCGGATgcggatcggatagtgctcttaccacttccattttcatattttcaaaacgaATACGAATCCGAATACGGATGTTATCGGATACGGATGCGGCTCGGATATTATTTGAATACGGATACGTATCGGATATTTTCTTGATTCGGAACGGATACAAATAATATCAACATATTGCTTAAGTATATTAGTCGATAGCTGTGTGACCTAAAATAatcaacttgtgacatacaataagtcaatgataaatatgtttatgaataaatactattgtaatgcataataatttataagtttaatcatgtaaagagtaaaatttgaccacttatttgacTTTTATGTTGGATAATTAGAATATTGGGTCCAAAATTTTAAAAATTACCTCTCATAATCTTATTCGGATAcggatatatccacttccatatccatatttgtgtcaaaatcttctaccatattttattttttatttgtttaataaatttggatacggataatttccatttccattttggttcggatgcggatgtttcggatacgaataggcattttctcgaatacgaatatcggatatttcggattatccgctaccactttcccggCCGAGCCCTCAGAGGCCCGGACAGCTCCCACCTCCGCGCTGCAGCTGGCACGCCATCGGCGTCGCTGCCCCCCGTCCGAGCTGCTCCACCTCCTCACCACATAGACGACGACGAAGCACGCCGGGGGCCGGCCTGCTAGGACCCAGATGGAGCCcgcgggccccgatctgggccagGGGCGCGCCACCACGCCGTCTTGCCGCCAAGGGGCCGCACCACCACCGCGCGAGCCGCCGGCCACCGCTGCCAGGACGCCGGGCCGTCATCAAGCCgaggagcaccgccgccgcccatgCCCCGGGCAGGGAGCCGCGCGCAC
It contains:
- the LOC119337172 gene encoding probable L-ascorbate peroxidase 3, with protein sequence MMEKRSVEKNIWLELEREGFHLLNGLNQQGHRSTLGFRRKAPPDSSGFDYTWTKDPLKFDNSYFIELLKGDSNGLMKLLTDKDAFFRDYAKSHKKLSKLYFTAVDMQRQSQEGCQTASLHV